A region from the Triticum aestivum cultivar Chinese Spring chromosome 3D, IWGSC CS RefSeq v2.1, whole genome shotgun sequence genome encodes:
- the LOC123074933 gene encoding abscisic acid receptor PYL4, translating to MPYAAARPSPQQHSRISAGCKALVAHGAAVPGEVARYHEHAAGAGQCCSAVVQAIAAPVEAVWSVVRRFDRPQAYKRFIKSCRLVDGDGGAVGSVREVRVVSGLPGTSSRERLEILDDERRVLSFRIVGGEHRLANYRSVTTVSEVASTVAGAPRVTLVVESYVVDVPPGNTSDETRMFVDTIVRCNLQSLARTAEQLALAVPHVN from the coding sequence ATGCCGTACGCAGCTGCCCGGCCGTCGCCTCAGCAGCACAGCCGGATCAGCGCCGGCTGTAAAGCGCTGGTGGCGCACGGCGCAGCGGTGCCGGGCGAGGTGGCGCGGTACCACGAGCACGCGGCCGGCGCGGGGCAGTGCTGCTCGGCCGTGGTGCAGGCGATCGCGGCGCCCGTGGAGGCGGTGTGGTCGGTCGTGCGGCGCTTCGACCGGCCGCAGGCGTACAAGCGCTTCATCAAGAGCTGCCGCCTggtggacggcgacggcggcgcggtggGGTCGGTGCGGGAGGTGCGCGTGGTCTCCGGCCTGCCCGGTACCAGCAGCCGCGAGCGGCTCGAGATCCTGGACGACGAGCGGCGCGTGCTCAGCTTCCGGATCGTCGGCGGCGAGCACCGCCTCGCCAACTACCGGTCCGTGACCACCGTGAGCGAGGTGGCGTCGACGGTGGCCGGGGCGCCGCGGGTGACCCTGGTGGTCGAGTCGTACGTGGTGGACGTGCCGCCGGGGAACACCAGCGACGAGACGCGCATGTTCGTGGACACCATCGTGCGGTGCAACCTCCAGTCGCTCGCGCGCACGGCGGAGCAACTCGCGCTGGCTGTGCCGCACGTCAATTGA
- the LOC123079618 gene encoding exocyst complex component EXO70B1, with protein sequence MAEDGEEKLLATVQHIAKTLGRTGTMTEDILKVFSNYDGRLSLDKLYAAAAAAGGGGAGEHSMSMPASSPPPVLPSAAAAAMPAPVTSLERTVRTLDRQISQFVTMERLVWADSADADAFLEAVDDLIGTVQELDAAGTNRGLLDRADELLSRCMARLEDEFRALIERPDDAAPAAPGGFDSEQSDDEDYDADDGYGDEPIPIAKPVTDFDVVIDALPPGSVSDVHQIARRMVDAGFGRECAEAYAAARRGFIDESVARLGIRSRTSDEVHSLPWEELEFDIARWIPAFKMVFRILIPSERRLSDRVFEGLAPYGDLAFVAAVRTQALQLISFGDAVAAASRAPERLFRVIDMYEAVRDLLPDLDPVFADPYSAALRAEVSAVCNTLGSSIKGIFMELENLIRRDPARVAVPGGGIHPITRYVMNYLRAACGSRQTLEEVMEGDLGALGVTAIAVDPDRPTSSLAVHIAWIMDVLHKNLESKSKIYRDPPLASIFLMNNGKYVIHKVNDSELGVLLGDDWMKQMLSRVRRWSMEYQRGAWAKVMSVLQTGGSGFSGLPPKAMLQKLQMFNGYLEEIRAAQSEWVITDDQLRADVKAAIADSVLPAYKGLIARLRSSPDAPQDLFIKHTPEDVEACIQHLFEGIGK encoded by the coding sequence ATGGCGGAGGACGGCGAGGAGAAGCTGCTGGCCACGGTGCAGCACATCGCCAAGACGCTGGGCCGCACCGGCACCATGACGGAGGACATACTCAAGGTCTTCTCCAACTACGACGGCCGCCTGTCGCTCGACAAGCTCTAcgccgcggcggccgcggccggaggaggaggggccggGGAGCACTCGATGTCGATGCCGGCCTCCTCGCCCCCGCCCGTGCTGCcctcggccgcggcggcggcgatgccggCGCCGGTCACGTCGCTGGAGCGGACCGTGCGCACGCTGGACCGGCAGATCTCGCAGTTCGTGACCATGGAGAGGCTCGTCTGGGCCGactccgccgacgccgacgccttccTGGAGGCGGTGGACGACCTCATCGGCACCGTGCAGGAGCTGGACGCGGCGGGGACCAACCGCGGGCTGCTCGACCGCGCCGACGAGCTGCTCAGCCGGTGCATGGCCCGGCTGGAGGACGAGTTCCGGGCGCTTATCGAGCGCCCCGACGACGCGGCCCCGGCGGCGCCCGGCGGGTTCGACTCCGAGCAGAGCGACGACGAGGACTACGACGCGGACGACGGCTACGGCGACGAGCCAATCCCCATCGCCAAGCCGGTCACGGATTTCGACGTGGTCATCGACGCCCTGCCCCCGGGGTCCGTCTCCGACGTGCACCAGATCGCGCGGAGGATGGTGGACGCCGGCTTCGGCCGCGAGTGCGCCGAGGCCTACGCGGCCGCGCGCCGCGGGTTCATCGACGAGAGCGTCGCGCGCCTCGGCATCCGCTCGCGCACCTCCGACGAGGTCCACTCCCTGCCCTGGGAGGAGCTGGAGTTCGACATTGCGCGTTGGATCCCGGCCTTCAAGATGGTGTTCCGCATCCTCATCCCCAGCGAGCGCCGCCTCTCCGACCGTGTCTTCGAGGGCCTCGCCCCCTACGGCGACCTCGCCTTCGTCGCCGCGGTTCGCACCCAGGCGCTGCAGCTCATCTCGTTCGGCGATGCCGTTGCCGCTGCCAGCCGCGCGCCAGAGCGCCTCTTTCGTGTCATCGACATGTACGAGGCGGTGCGCGATCTCCTCCCTGACCTCGACCCTGTTTTCGCCGACCCCTACTCCGCAGCGCTTCGCGCCGAGGTCTCTGCTGTATGCAACACTCTCGGCTCCTCCATCAAAGGTATATTCATGGAGCTGGAGAATCTTATCCGCCGTGACCCGGCCCGTGTTGCGGTGCCCGGCGGCGGCATACACCCAATCACTCGCTATGTCATGAACTATCTCCGTGCCGCGTGCGGTTCAAGACAGACACTAGAAGAGGTCATGGAAGGTGACCTGGGTGCTCTCGGCGTGACCGCCATTGCTGTCGATCCTGACCGCCCCACTTCGTCGCTTGCGGTGCACATTGCGTGGATCATGGATGTGCTTCACAAGAATCTAGAGAGCAAATCCAAGATATACAGGGACCCGCCACTGGCCTCCATCTTCTTGATGAATAATGGCAAGTACGTCATCCACAAGGTGAATGACAGTGAGCTTGGGGTTTTACTCGGCGATGACTGGATGAAGCAGATGTTAAGCCGAGTGCGCCGGTGGAGTATGGAGTACCAGCGCGGGGCTTGGGCGAAGGTGATGTCGGTGCTGCAGACCGGAGGCTCTGGGTTTTCTGGTCTCCCACCCAAGGCCATGCTTCAGAAACTTCAGATGTTCAATGGCTACTTGGAGGAGATTCGGGCGGCGCAGTCTGAGTGGGTGATCACGGATGATCAGCTGCGCGCCGATGTTAAGGCAGCAATAGCAGATTCGGTGCTGCCGGCATATAAGGGCTTGATTGCTAGGCTGAGATCATCTCCAGACGCTCCGCAGGATTTGTTCATCAAGCATACCCCAGAGGATGTTGAGGCATGCATCCAACATTTGTTTGAAGGAATTGGGAAATGA
- the LOC123079619 gene encoding GDSL esterase/lipase At2g31540: MLYTPGRYERISWIFCRVIIRHSRLSRNIICKDQLQRPRTSAQARTSTMAHLAILLLLALLLLLASPAISSTKRTQQPKFPAIFYFGDSIFDTGNNNHIPTLGLANHPPYGRDFPGSRPTGRFSNGRLVPDLLNERLQLKEFAPPFLDRSLSDKDITTGVNFASAGSGFDDRTSRLANTMPLSAQVDLFREEYLPRLRSIAGDKEAARIIASSLMFINSGTNDFTHYYRTSRRRLGIGEYQDTVLQLARAHVKELYNLGGRQFILAGLPPFGCIPLQITLSGDLERGCVDEQNSEAQVYNSKLQKLIPTLQGSLRGSKIVYLNAYEAFTVILQGTNKYGFAETTLGCCGTGLTEVGILCNRFTPICRNVSSYVFYDAVHPTERVYRIATDYIVKNVIPQF, translated from the exons ATGTTATATACTCCAGGAAGATATGAACGAATCAGCTGGATCTTTTGCAGAGTTATTATCAGGCATTCACGACTCTCTCGAAATATTATATGTAAGGACCAGTTGCAGAGGCCTAGAACCTCAGCCCAGGCAAGAACCTCTACCATGGCGCACCTTgccatcctcctcctcctggcgctcctcctcctcctcgcctcccccGCCATCTCTTCCACCAAGAGAACCCAGCAGCCAAAGTTCCCGGCCATCTTCTACTTCGGCGACTCCATTTTCGACACGGGCAACAACAACCACATCCCGACTCTGGGCCTGGCGAACCACCCTCCATACGGGAGGGACTTCCCAGGAAGCAGGCCGACGGGGAGGTTCTCCAATGGCCGGCTCGTCCCGGACCTCCTCAACGAGAGGCTGCAGCTCAAGGAGTTCGCGCCGCCGTTCCTGGACAGAAGCCTGTCCGACAAGGACATCACGACGGGGGTGAACTTCGCGTCGGCCGGGTCGGGGTTCGACGACCGGACGTCGCGCCTGGCCAACACCATGCCATTGTCGGCGCAGGTGGACCTCTTCAGGGAGGAGTACCTTCCGCGGCTCAGGAGCATCGCCGGGGACAAGGAGGCTGCCAGGATCATTGCCAGCTCTCTGATGTTCATCAACTCGGGAACAAATGATTTCACACATTACTACCGTACATCGAGGAGGAGGCTGGGCATTGGTGAATACCAAGATACTGTGCTCCAGTTGGCGCGTGCTCATGTCAAG GAGCTGTATAACCTCGGGGGGCGGCAGTTCATCTTGGCAGGTCTTCCTCCATTTGGCTGCATACCCTTGCAGATCACATTGAGTGGAGACCTTGAGAGGGGCTGTGTGGATGAGCAGAACAGCGAGGCCCAGGTCTACAACTCCAAACTTCAGAAGTTGATTCCAACATTACAAGGCTCACTCAGAGGAAGCAAAATTGTGTACTTGAATGCCTACGAAGCTTTCACGGTGATCCTTCAGGGCACCAATAAATATG GATTTGCAGAGACAACACTGGGATGTTGTGGGACTGGGCTCACAGAGGTCGGAATACTTTGCAACAGATTTACCCCTATCTGCAGGAATGTGTCATCCTATGTATTTTATGATGCGGTGCACCCAACAGAGAGGGTTTATAGGATAGCAACCGATTACATAGTGAAAAATGTAATTCCACAGTTTTAG